GAAGTAACCAAATCATGGTTAAAAAAACATTTGCATGTAAAATATGCTTCAAATTTATCTTACCTGACCAGGGCAACCTTCATTGCTGGGGCAATAATTTTGGTCAATTACAACTGGATTTTGGACATCTTGCATAGTGACATGTTGAAAAAGAATGTTTCTAGCAAACCCATTGCTAGGCCTTCCCCATGACTTAATTCTCACCCCATTCTGAGTACCGGTAAAAGTAACTGTTTTAACTGTAACATTTTGTACACCAGCCTCTTGTTGGTCCTTGCCTAAACTCCCAATGCTGCACCAATTAATTGAACCAATGAGACCAATGTAGCATCGCCATCTAATATATATGGTTGTTCCAATCATGTAATATTTGaatgaagataaaaaaaaaaaataaaaatataaagttatTTACCTAATTCCATGCCCAGGTCCACATGCAACATTCTCAATCCACAAGTTAGTGGTACCAGGGCCAATTGAGATGCAATCATCACCGGACCCAATCTTAGAGTTGAGAATTGTAACACTTGAAGATAATTGAACATGAATGCCATCAGTGTTTGGGCTATTGCCAGGCGCAATGACCTTGACACCTTGCATTTTCACGTTTTGGCAGCCATTTACGACAATGTGGTACAATTGGCTATTTAAGGAGGTTAATGCACTGACCACAATATTatttgagttggaaaattccaATGTCTGCTTGCATACACACAAGAAAATCTTccaattattattgttaaaatatataCGGAGTGTTTCTCTAAATCAATGATGAATATGACTATATCTGGCTATTCAATTAAATATGTGGATCTTAGAGTGAAAATCCATCATTCTAAGCAACAAAAGCCTAAGCAAGTTGTTTGACCTTTGACATTCTCATCAGTTTTTATTTGATCATCACAAGGCTCGAGATTTAATATTAAACATTAGTCCGATTGGCATTAAAGGGCTAAATTTATATGGACgcacaaaactgaaatattcTACGATCCAGAACATGGGATTATTCCCAATTAAGTATCGTTAAGTTAATACGATTTCCTTAGAAGTCGGCTTGTCATGGCAGAAAAAGGaagttattttaatttgacaaaaatctCCTCCCAAACCCAGAAGAGCAAAATAgcagtttaaagtttaaacttaaaATCAGATTGAAAAGCACACCAGTTTCCACCAATGAATTAAATCAAAACCCACACCCACTCCCAGTTTAACTAcctttttttattgaataaaatggAAGAATTAAGACAACCATAATGGACGAATTCATCCCAAATGGTGATAACATTTCAAaatgttcttttcttttgctcTATCTACTAATCTAAGCTAAACCAATAGTAATGCTCATTATaaacacttctttttttctttcacaaaaaCTTTCAActctttttaataaattgaaacTGATTAGTGTGCaatattaactttttttgtGAAAGGTTATTTGTTGGAAGTCCGTTAAAAGTATAttgtacataaaaataaaataaataaataaataagcccttaaaaaatcatatatataaaaaatgaactataaaaaaataaagtaaagaaaaaggCTTTGTTATACTCTAAAGATAAAAGGCAACATAATTAGTCATTTTCACATACCGTGGCTCCAGAAGGACAACCATTGCCAGAGGCTTTGCAAGACCATAAACCAGTGCCTTGGCCATCAAGAATTCCACCAGATATGGTAACCCCATTAACTTGCTCAAACAAAAGCCAGGTTCCTGTATTTCCAAGGACCGTATAGTCTGATGGGGCCACAAGTGTCCCAGCTATGCGCACAGTGATAGCATTGTTCTTACATGGTCCACTGAAAACCACTTGCCCGAGGTAGAACCTCCCTGCTGGCACATAAATCATGGCAGAACTTACAGAGGCACAAGCTTTTGTCCATGCACTAACAAAAGCCTGAGTTGAGTCAGTTTTTCCATCTGCTATTGCTCCCAAACTCACCACATCGTATGTTATAGAAGAAGCTAATGTTGGGGAAAAATCCTAATCCCCTCTATGTCTATAtgtgaattaaaattaatgactaccaagcaatagcaatattatggaaacaaaaaaaaattcagcaagcaccacacaaccacaacacaagaacaccaaatcttacgtggaaaaccctctAGTGTAGAGGGAAAAACCACGGGGCAGCTCCGAAAAATATCCACTATAAATAGTTATTACAACTATCAAGTTTATGCTAAACTTGTGTTCACAATAAATTGGATATACAACAAATTAATCTCAAGGAGTAAATACAATCTCACCACAAAACCAGTAGCAAAATCTTCCTTTGAATACTCCAACTCTCCATGGTTGTAGCACTCAAAAACTCCATGAGAACTCcaccaatttatcttccttgtgtgagcaaagaaaaatgtctcctttttctttttcactctctcacactctcactgtgtttctctctatttttcggactgcACCTCCAGctgaagctctctctttttgtgttttgcTCTCTCTGGAACTCACATACAAATGGCCAAGAAAGGCTCTCAGTTTCAGCTTTGCTCACAAGCAGCTTTGCTCACAAGGCCGAATGcctttgttttccttcttttcttcttttgtcagTTTCAGCGTGTCTCACACGCCTAAGTCACTGCCCAAGAAAATGGCATGCTGACTTTTGGAACACTTCTCATTAAGAGAAGTTAGACCTCTCCATGTTTTGGTCACT
The DNA window shown above is from Quercus lobata isolate SW786 chromosome 7, ValleyOak3.0 Primary Assembly, whole genome shotgun sequence and carries:
- the LOC115954079 gene encoding polygalacturonase-like is translated as MAYLRSSLVLALLSMFSSLVLAASSITYDVVSLGAIADGKTDSTQAFVSAWTKACASVSSAMIYVPAGRFYLGQVVFSGPCKNNAITVRIAGTLVAPSDYTVLGNTGTWLLFEQVNGVTISGGILDGQGTGLWSCKASGNGCPSGATTLEFSNSNNIVVSALTSLNSQLYHIVVNGCQNVKMQGVKVIAPGNSPNTDGIHVQLSSSVTILNSKIGSGDDCISIGPGTTNLWIENVACGPGHGISIGSLGKDQQEAGVQNVTVKTVTFTGTQNGVRIKSWGRPSNGFARNILFQHVTMQDVQNPVVIDQNYCPSNEGCPGQVSGVQISDVTYQDIHGTSATEVALKFDCSSKYPCSGIRLENVKLTYNNNQVAQASCVNAAGTSTGFVQPMGCL